In Pseudomonas abieticivorans, the genomic window GGCCAGGCGGTGGCCCGGCGCATGGTCACCCGCGGGCGCGGCACGATTGTGTTTACCGGCGCCACGGCCGGGCTGCGCGGGGCGGCCAATTTCGCCGCCTTCGCCGGTGCCAAGCATGGCATCCGGGCCCTGGCGCAGAGCATGGCCAGGGAGCTGGGGCCGCGCAATATTCACGTGGCCCACGTGGTGGTGGACGGTGCCATCGACACCGACTTCATCCGCGACAGCTTTCCTGAACGCTACGCCCTGAAAGACCAGGACGGCATCCTGAACCCCGAGCACATCGCCGATAACTACTGGTTTTTGCACGCCCAGCCACGGGATGCCTGGACCTTCGAACTCGACCTGCGCCCTTACATGGAACGCTGGTAAGCCTGCTACGCCAACCTGTTTATCCAAGGAGTTTCCATGAGCCAAAGCGTCGAGTTTTTCTTTGATCTGGGTAGCCCTGCGTCGTACCTGGCCTGGACCCAACTGCCGGGCATGTGCGCCAAGGCCGGGGCCACCCTGATCTACCGGCCCATGCTGCTGGGCGGGGTGTTCCAGGCCACCGGCAATGCTTCGCCCGCAGCCATCCCCGCCAAGGGCCGCTACACCCAGCAGGACATGGCGCGCTTTGCCCGGCGCTACCAGGTGCCGATGCGCTTCAACCCGTATTTCCCGATCAACACCTTGGGCCTGATGCGTGCGGTGGTGGCGGTGGCGCAGTACCAGCCGCAGCGCCTGGAGGCTTACCTGGCGGCCAATTTCACCGCCCTGTGGGAGGCCGAGC contains:
- a CDS encoding 2-hydroxychromene-2-carboxylate isomerase; protein product: MSQSVEFFFDLGSPASYLAWTQLPGMCAKAGATLIYRPMLLGGVFQATGNASPAAIPAKGRYTQQDMARFARRYQVPMRFNPYFPINTLGLMRAVVAVAQYQPQRLEAYLAANFTALWEAERNMGDLAVVGQVLSDAGFDPQQVLAQSTEQAVKDRLKADTAEAVQRGVFGAPTFFVGDEMFFGQDRLDFVQAALAR
- a CDS encoding SDR family oxidoreductase, with product MHNNDKKVVLVIGAGDATGGAIAKRFAREGYVACVTRRSADKLQPLVEAIRAEGGEAHGFASDARKEEEVSALVEQIESQIGPIEAFVFNIGANVPCSILEETARKYFKIWEMACFSGFLTGQAVARRMVTRGRGTIVFTGATAGLRGAANFAAFAGAKHGIRALAQSMARELGPRNIHVAHVVVDGAIDTDFIRDSFPERYALKDQDGILNPEHIADNYWFLHAQPRDAWTFELDLRPYMERW